CGCTCAGCACCGGCAGCACCGCGCTGGCTCCCGAGTGGCGGATGAGCTCCAGCTCGCCGGTGGAGCCGTCCGGGAAGCGGACCGCGTCCACGCTGAGGTCCACCACCGCCCCGCGGTGCACGTGCCGCGAAGAGATGCGGCCCGGCTCGGTCCCGCCCGGCTGCTGTCCTTCTCCCGTCATCTGTCGTTCTCCGTTGGATGAAGATGGAGCCTGGAAGGTTGCGGCGTAACCCGCCGAACGAACGTCTAATCAAATCCTAACGCCACTTACGCGCGGCGCCCCGCGGAAGTTTTCCGCGGGGCGCCGCATCGTCCGTCCACCCGTCGCAGCCCGCTCAGGGCAGCTCGGTGGCGGGGTCCATCACCTCCACCTCGCCCAGCCCGAGCTCGCGCAGCGGGTCCGCGACCTTGTCCGCATCTCCCGCGACGACGATGGTCGCCGCGTCGGGCCGCAGCCAGCGGCGCGCCACGGTCAGCACGTCGTCTGCCGTCACGTCCATGATGCCCTCGCGGTAGTGGTCCCAGTAGTCGTCCGGCAGGCCGTGCGTGACCAGCGTCGCCAGCTTGGCCGAGACGCCGTCGGTCGTCTGCACCTGGATGGGGAAGACGCCGGCCAGGTACGTCCGCGCGTCCGCCAGCTCCTTGGGCGTCACCTCGCCCTCCAGCATCCCGCGCATGTCCGCCAGCATCTCCTGGATCGCGTGCGCGGTGACCTCCGTCTGCACCGACGTCGCCATGGCGAAGGGGCCGCCGTCGCGCCGCATGGTGAAGCTGCTCGAGGCGCCGTACGTGTAGCCCAGCCGCTCGCGCAGGTTCAGGTTCAGGCGCGAGCTGAAGGTGCCGCCCAGGATGGCGTTCATCACCGTGACCGCGAAGAAGTCGGGCGCCGAGCGCGCCACGCCCACGTGCTGCACGCGGATCTCGCTCTGCACCGCGCCGGGGCGGTCCACCAGCACCACCCGCGTGCCCTCCAGCCGCGGACGCACCTCGGGCACCGCCACCGCGTGGGCCGAGCCGGCCCAGTCGCCGAACCAGCGCTCGGCCAGCGCCACCATCTCGTCCAGCGACGCGTCGCCCGCCGCCACCAGCGTGGTGGTGGCCGGCCGGTAGCGCGCGGCGTGGAAGGCGGCCACCTCGTCGCGGCCGATCGCGGCGAGGCTGCGCAGCACCCCCCCCAGCGGTCGCGCGAAGGGCGTCCCCGGCGCGAAGGTCCAG
The sequence above is a segment of the Longimicrobiaceae bacterium genome. Coding sequences within it:
- a CDS encoding pitrilysin family protein, yielding RRTLANGLTLLVAEVRTFPVVTVDLVLNAGGLAEGSTHPGVAALTSGLLESGAGSRDAAGIAERVDGLGLSLDSGVSWDTAQAGFTAIRSRLEPGFELLAELVRTPTFPADEVERVRDERVAGIQQRRGTPSSLADETATRWTFAPGTPFARPLGGVLRSLAAIGRDEVAAFHAARYRPATTTLVAAGDASLDEMVALAERWFGDWAGSAHAVAVPEVRPRLEGTRVVLVDRPGAVQSEIRVQHVGVARSAPDFFAVTVMNAILGGTFSSRLNLNLRERLGYTYGASSSFTMRRDGGPFAMATSVQTEVTAHAIQEMLADMRGMLEGEVTPKELADARTYLAGVFPIQVQTTDGVSAKLATLVTHGLPDDYWDHYREGIMDVTADDVLTVARRWLRPDAATIVVAGDADKVADPLRELGLGEVEVMDPATELP